The Mugil cephalus isolate CIBA_MC_2020 chromosome 19, CIBA_Mcephalus_1.1, whole genome shotgun sequence genome has a window encoding:
- the arrdc1b gene encoding arrestin domain-containing protein 1b yields the protein MGKLQEFDITFTNNKVVYGPGESISGTVKIRTGNSLQYKAIKVNCQGSCGISNKMNDPSWTMEEQYFNSMLSVADKGVLAPGEHSFPFQFPIPAAVPTSFEGLFGKVIYRLKAAIDTPRFSKDYKAQKPFYILNLLNLNEVPGIEHQSHAVITKKFSYHLVKTGTLMLKTRSDMRGYIPGQVIKLATEIHNKSGKDTGYVLASLIQKVTYKTKRPVFDLRTIAEVEGAGVKAGKHAEWREQIIVPPLPQSALDGCSLIDIEYFIQVSLKSPEAVVTLPIYIGNIAVNLSPSRLLPSSPDHGAMTMAASAAGVTPSAPPVEEDLEDVLCAGGIASEEIPTKSHSQQDPSCQPVTMSPSAFSHAPGAALPPGHRRADASAPLFCVSTGATIPFFTEGNVNPIPTSCSLILPPEYSSCDYPHEPPPTYEESCSSASSSFNSRQ from the exons CCATCAAGGTGAACTGCCAGGGCTCATGTGGGATCTCCAACAAAATGAACGACCCCTCATGGACTATGGAGGAGCAGTACTTCAACAGCATGTTGTCTGTTGCTGACAAAG GAGTCCTGGCGCCGGGTGAACACAGCTTCCCTTTTCAGTTTCCCATTCCAG CCGCTGTCCCAACGTCCTTTGAGGGACTTTTTGGAAAAGTTATCTACCGTCTGAAAGCAGCCATTGACACGCCACGCTTCTCCAAGGACTACAAAGCCCAGAAGCCCTTCTACATACTCAACCTGCTCAACCTCAATGAGGTGCCCGGCATTGAA CATCAGAGTCACGCTGTGATCACTAAGAAGTTCAGCTACCACTTGGTGAAGACGGGGACTTTGATGCTGAAAACTCGCAGTGACATGAGGGGTTACATCCCCGGTCAAGTCATCAAGTTAGCCACTGAGATCCACAACAAGTCTGGGAAAGACACAGGATACGTCCTGGCCAGTCTCATACAG AAAGTGACCTATAAGACCAAGCGGCCTGTGTTTGACCTACGGACCATCGCAGAGGTGGAGGGAGCTGGAGTGAAGGCAGGAAAACATGCAGAGTGGAGGGAGCAGATCATcgtccctcctcttcctcagtcAGCCTTGGATGGATGCAGCCTCATAGACATCGAGTATTTCAttcag GTGTCACTAAAGTCTCCCGAGGCAGTTGTCactctgcccatatacatcggCAACATTGCTGTGAACTTGTCTCCATCGAGGCTCCTGCCCTCCAGTCCAGACCACGGTGCCATGACCATGGCAGCCAGTGCAGCGGGGGTCACACCTAGCGCCCCCCCGGTGGAGGAGGACCTTGAGGACGTGCTGTGTGCAGGCGGCATCGCCAGCGAGGAGATTCCCACCAAAAGTCACTCTCAGCAAGATCCCTCATGTCAACCAGTCACCATGTCCCCCAGCGCCTTCAGCCATGCGCCGGGTGCAGCGCTCCCCCCTGGCCACAGACGAGCCGACGCGTCCGCTCCGTTGTTCTGTGTCTCCACAGGAGCCACCATACCTTTCTTCACAGAGGGAAACGTGAATCCAATTCCCACGTCCTGTTCTCTCATTCTCCCTCCAGAGTACAGCAGTTGCGACTACCCTCACG AGCCCCCGCCCACTTATGAGGAAAGCTGCAGCAGCGCCAGCTCCAGTTTCAACAGTAGACAATAG
- the slc31a2 gene encoding probable low affinity copper uptake protein 2 isoform X2, with translation MMSMTFGVSNSITLLFDFWDVHGPAGMALSVFVVLLLTVFYELLKVWRVWLGKGSQLARPRPTSAGPSPGYSSSILESSSSESSLAPIEPHPPSPSTRHSWLLHVIQTLLHILQVSLGYMLMLCVMSYNTWIFLGVVMGSVLGYFISFPLLGQM, from the exons ATGATGTCC ATGACTTTTGGAGTGTCAAACAGCATTACGCTGTTGTTTGACTTTTGGGATGTGCATGGGCCTGCAG GGATGGCTCTGTCAGTCTTTGTGGTCTTGCTCCTGACAGTCTTTTACGAGCTGCTCAAAGTTTGGAGAGTGTGGCTGGGGAAAGGCTCCCAGCTTGCCAGGCCTCGGCCTACGTCCGCCGGTCCTTCGCCCGGCTACAGCAGCTCCATTCTGGAAAGCAGCTCCTCTGAATCCTCGCTGGCCCCCATCGAGCCACACCCTCCATCTCCAAGTACCAGGCACAG CTGGTTGCTGCATGTCATCCAGACGCTCCTCCACATCCTGCAGGTGTCTCTGGGCTACATGCTGATGCTGTGCGTCATGTCCTACAACACCTGGATCTTTCTCGGGGTCGTCATGGGCTCCGTCCTTGgttatttcatctcatttcctctcctggGGCAGATGTGA
- the slc31a2 gene encoding probable low affinity copper uptake protein 2 isoform X1, with protein MHTNRAFLCQSNIHSSRAGQSVPVWNSLSNNCGMTFGVSNSITLLFDFWDVHGPAGMALSVFVVLLLTVFYELLKVWRVWLGKGSQLARPRPTSAGPSPGYSSSILESSSSESSLAPIEPHPPSPSTRHSWLLHVIQTLLHILQVSLGYMLMLCVMSYNTWIFLGVVMGSVLGYFISFPLLGQM; from the exons atgcacacaaacagagcaTTCCTCTGTCAGTCGAACATCCACAGCAGCAGGGCAGGACAGAGTGTTCCTGTGTGGAACAGTCTGTCCAATAATTGTGGG ATGACTTTTGGAGTGTCAAACAGCATTACGCTGTTGTTTGACTTTTGGGATGTGCATGGGCCTGCAG GGATGGCTCTGTCAGTCTTTGTGGTCTTGCTCCTGACAGTCTTTTACGAGCTGCTCAAAGTTTGGAGAGTGTGGCTGGGGAAAGGCTCCCAGCTTGCCAGGCCTCGGCCTACGTCCGCCGGTCCTTCGCCCGGCTACAGCAGCTCCATTCTGGAAAGCAGCTCCTCTGAATCCTCGCTGGCCCCCATCGAGCCACACCCTCCATCTCCAAGTACCAGGCACAG CTGGTTGCTGCATGTCATCCAGACGCTCCTCCACATCCTGCAGGTGTCTCTGGGCTACATGCTGATGCTGTGCGTCATGTCCTACAACACCTGGATCTTTCTCGGGGTCGTCATGGGCTCCGTCCTTGgttatttcatctcatttcctctcctggGGCAGATGTGA